TTTCAGCGTAGTCTGTTGCTTCATCAACTTCTTGGTCAATGCGATCAGTGATTTCTTTTACTTTTTCTTCAGTCAAGAGTCCTAAATCTTCAAGATACTTCTTGAATGTTATAAGCGCATCCTTTTGTTTCGCTTCTTCCACTTCTTCACGCTCACGGTACGCACGATCGTCATCATCACTTGAGTGAGGAGTCAATCGGTAAGATACTGTCTCAACTAGTGTCGGACCTTCACCGCGACGCCCACGATCAGCCGCTTCTTTTACCGCTTCATATACAGCTAATGGATCGTTTCCATCTACAGTTACACCTGGCATACCGTAACCGATTGCACGGTCAGATACCTTTTCACATGCAAGCTGTTTAGATACAGGTACAGAAATCGCGTATTTATTGTTTTCACACATGAAGATAACTGGAAGCTTATGTACTCCAGCAAAGTTAGCTGATTCATGGAAATCACCTTGGTTTGAAGAACCTTCACCAAATGTAGTGAATGTAACAAGGTCTTTACCTTCCATCTTACCTGCTAAAGCAATACCTACTGCATGTCCAACTTGAGTCGTTACTGGAGAAGAACCTGTAACGATATTGTTCTTCTTTTGCCCAAAGTGTCCTGGCATTTGGCGACCACCTGAGTTTGGATCTTCTGCTTTCGCGAATCCAGAAAGCATCAGGTCACGTGCAGTCATACCGAACCATAGGACAACTCCCATATCACGATAGTAAGGCAGGACGTAATCCTTCCCCTTTTCGAGTGCCATAGCCGCACCGACTTGTGCAGCTTCTTGACCTTGACAAGAGATAACGAAAGGAATCTTACCCGCACGGTTCAAGAGCCACATTCTCTCATCAATCTTTCTTGCCATTAACATCGTTTCATACATGTTCAAAACTTGCTCATCAGATAAACCTAGTCTTTCATGACGATTTTCAGCCATCACATTACCCTCCTTAAGATCTTCAATTAGTTATGAATTGCTTTGCCATCTACAGCTAATGCTGCTTCACCAATAACCTCAGATAAGGTTGGGTGAGGATGTACAGAATGTGCAACTTCCCACGGTGTAGCATCAAGGACTTTCGCAAGACCTGCTTCAGAAATCATGTCTGTTACGTGAGGTCCGATCATATGAACACCGAGAATATCGTTTGTTTCTTTGTCAGCAATCAGCTTTACAAAGCCATCTGATTGACCGTAAACGAGTGCTTTTCCAATACCTTTGAAAGAGAACTTACCAATCTTCACATCGTATCCTTGCTCTTTCGCTTCATCTTCTGTCAAACCTACACTTGCCATCTCTGGGCTAGAATAGATACATTTAGAGATCATCGTATAGTCAAGTGGATGTGGATTTTCATTTGCCATATGTTCAACAGCGACAATTCCTTCATGAGAAGCAACATGTGCTAATTGCAAACCACCGATTACATCACCAATTGCATAGATATGATTGTCTTTCGTTTGGTAAAATTCGTTCGTTTGAATTGCACCTTTTTCAACTTGAATTTCAGTGTTTTGTAGGCCAATGTCTTCAACATTCGGTTGACGCCCAACAGAAACAAGCAGTTTTTCAGCAGAGAAGGATTTCTCTTCTCCTTTATGTTCTGCTTTAATCGTAACTCCTTCACCTTTTTCAAGTGTTTCAGGAAGTACTTTTGCACCGGTAACAATTTTCACGCCTTTTTTCTTCAGAATGCGCGTCGCTTCCTTAGAAACTTCTTTATCTTCTGTCGGAACGATACGATCTGCATACTCAAGAACGGTTACTTCTAATCCGAAGTCAATGAACATGGATGCCCATTCGATACCGATAACACCACCACCAACGATGATAATCGATGAAGGCAATTCTTCTAGATCTAACGCTTCGTCAGATGTCATAACTAGGTCACCATCAATATCTAAACCTGGTAATGTTCTAGGACGAGAGCCTGTAGATACGAGTAGATTTTTCGGTACAAGAATGACATTTTCCTCTCCATTATTGTACTCAACTGATATTGCACCAGGCATTGGAGAAAAGATTGAAGGTCCTAAAATACGACCGTGTCCTTCGTAAACATCAATTTTACCTTTGTTCATTAAGTGTTTCACACCGCCGTGAAGTTGATCGATGATCGCTTGCTTACGTTGTTGTACTTTCTCAAAGTTCAATGCAACGTCCTTTGCAATGACACCAAATTCTTCACCTTTCTTTGCAGTTGCAAATACTTCAGCACTACGTAGTAATGCTTTACTTGGGATACAACCTTTATGAAGGCATGTCCCACCTAGTTTTCCTTTTTCAACAATCGCTACAGTTAATCCAAGTTGTGATGCTCGGATTGCTGCTACATAACCGCCAGTTCCTCCACCGAGGATGACGAGGTCATAATTCTCAGCCATGATTCATTCCCCTTTCGTTAAATGCTTTGTTTAACTGGTTGGTTCGGGTATTCCTTGGCATCTTCCTCACCCCGAAGTACACGCAATCCACCTTCTGCAAGAGCTTGCAATTCATTTTCCCCAGGTTGTACGATTACATCGCTGATCCATGCAATACGTTCTGTAATCTGGTTAATGAAGTCTTTTCCGTAAGCAAGTCCGCCTGTCAAAACAATCGCATCGACTTTGCCGTTTAGTACAGCACTTGCTGCACCAATCTCTTTAGCTACTTGGTAAGCCATCGCATCATAGACGAGCTTTGCTTTTTCATCGCCTTCTTCAATGCGCTTTTCTACTTCTACTGCATCATTCGTGCCTAAGTAGCCAACAAATCCAGCGTTACCGACTAGTTTCTTCATAATTTCGTCTGCATAATATTCACCTGAGAAACACATGGAAACTAAGTCTCCGACAGGTACGGTACCAGCACGTTCAGGAGAAAAAGGACCTTCTCCATGTAATCCATTGTTTACATCAATAACTTTCCCTTGCTCATGAACACCTACTGTTATTCCGCCACCCATATGAGTAACAATTAAGCGAAGATCTTCATAAGGGCGTCCTAATTGCTTAGCGACTCTACGTGCAACCGCCTTTTGGTTAAGTGCATGGAATATACTTTTGCGTTCCATTTCAGGCACTCCAGATACACGTGCTAATGGCGCAAGTTCATCTACCACAACAGGATCGACAATGTAAGATGGGATGTTCAAACCTTGTGCGATTTCAAATGCAATGATCCCGCCTAAGTTAGAAGCATGTTCACCAGAGTAACCTTTACGAAGGTCCTCTAGCATGATGTCATTTACATTATACGTTCCACCTTCAATAGGACGAAGGAGACCCCCACGTCCTACGACGGCACTTAATTTAGAAACATTGATTCCTTCATGGTCAAGCGTTTCTAGGATCACATTTTTACGAAATTCATATTGATCGATGATATGTTCAAAAGTATTGATTTTTTCAATGTCATGTCTAATCGTCTTTTCAAACACAGAACGTTCATCATCAAATATTCCGATCTTTGTTGATGTAGACCCAGGATTAATTACGAGTAAACGATATTCTCTTTGTTGCAAAACGGAACCCTCCATTGATGACAGTAAGATATTAATTTTTTATAGTACTTCTATGCTCCCCCTTGTTAAGGAATTTTAAAGATGAAGCATAGAAGCTTGTTTATTTTATAGAATGAATTATTGACCGATTCTATCAGAAAGGATGTGTCGATCGTTTAACAAGAACTGGCTTCGAGAGTTTTTGTTACGCTCAATTCGTTCTTCAGCTAAACGGTCAGCTGCTACGTATGTTGGGATGCTATCTCGTTTAGAGATTTCACATACGCGAGCGATGTTGTCATAAATCAATTCGACTTTCTTCATAGCACGGTCATGGTTGTATCCATTTAATTCATCAGCTACATTGATGACGCCACCTGCATTAATTACATAATCCGGTGCGTACACAATACCCATTTCGTGAATGATGTCTCCGTGCTTCACGTCTTTAAGTTGGTTGTTAGCCGCTCCAGCAATTACTTTAGCTTTCAATTGAGGGATTGTTTCGTCATTGATTGTCGCTCCAAGTGCACATGGTGCATAGATGTCACAATCAACAGAGTAGATTTCCTCAGTGTCTACAGCTTTTGCTCCGAATTCTTCGACAGCGCGTTGTACAGCCTCTTTGTTGATATCGGTAACGATCAATTGTGCACCTTCTTCGTGTAGGTGCTTACACATGTTGTAAGCAACGTTACCAACACCTTGGACAGCGATGACTTTACCTTCAAGAGAATCCGTACCGAAAGCTTCCTTAGCTGCAGCTTTCATACCACGGTATACGCCGTATGCTGTTACTGGTGATGGGTTTCCTGAAGAACCGAATGCAGGAGAAACGCCAGTTACAAATTCAGTTTCTTGACGGATTAGATCCATGTCTGCAACAGTCGTACCTACATCCTCTGCAGTTATGTAACGGCCATTCAACCCTTGAATGTAGCGACCGAACGCACGGAACATTTCTTCATTCTTGTCTTTTCGTGGATCACCGATAATAACGGTCTTCCCTCCACCAAGGTTCAATCCAGCTGCAGCATTCTTGTACGTCATACCTTTCGCTAGACGAAGTGCATCTTCAATTGCTGCATCTTCGTTTTCGTACGTCCACATTCTAGTTCCACCAAGTGCAGGCCCTAATGTCGTATCGTGAATACAAATGATTGCTTTAAGTCCTGATTGCTTGTCCTGGCAAATCACCAGCTGTTCGTAATCGTAAGTCTCCATATACTTGAAAATTTCCATTTTAATTTTCCTCCTTGAGATTCATCTATATATTTTAAAATGTTTATCAGTTAATCAACTTAGACAGATCTTACTGCAAGTGCAATTGAGTGAAGTTTACTTTCAGATGTATCAGCTCTAGATGTGAGCACAATCGGCGCTTTTGCCCCCGATATCACCGCTCCTACTTTTGCTTTTGCAAAATATATCAATGATTTATACAATGCGTTTCCGGTTTCGATATTAGGAACGAGCAAAATATCAGCTTGTCCAGCAACATCACCAGAGACGCCTTTATGTGAAGCCGCTTCCATCGAAACTGCATTGTCAAGTGCTAGTGGTCCGTCAACTACACAGCCTTTAATTTGACCTCTACTATTCATTTGACTCAATGCCGCCGCATCGAGTGTAGCTTCCATCGCTGGATTGACAACTTCAACAGCTGCAATCGGAGCAACTTTAGGAAGGTTAACACCTAACTTCGTTGCTACATCTACTGCATTTTGAATAATGTCAGCCTTTTGTTTCAAATCAGGTGCAATATTCATTGCTGCATCTGTCACGAAAATCAAACGATCAAACCCTGATACTTCAAAAGCAGCTACGTGAGAAAGAACTTTACCCGTTCTTAACCCGTATTCTTTATTTAATACTGCTTTCAGGATCGTTGATGTAGAAACCATTCCTTTCATAAGGACATCTGCTTCACCACTACTTACTGCCTGTACAGCTTTAGCGGCTGACTCTGATGACGAGTTACAGTGGACAACCTTAAGTTGTTCAGAACTGTCTAGATTTTGTTCATGAAGCAAGGTTTGTATCTTATCCTTTTCACCAAACAACAAGAAGGAGGCGAGCCCTTTGTCGATTGCCATCTTGACTGCATGGATGACCTCGTGATCTTCTGCGGCTGCAACTGCAACTGTTTTGTTAGGTAATTGGGTTGCTTCTTGGATGATTTGTTCTAATTGCATGATCTGGAATTCAACCCCTTTTCATTAATCTGTATCCACTACAATAATATTGCAAGTTTCATGCCAACTTTTGAATCGTTGCCATAATCACGTTTCATCTAAATCGACGTGTGCAAAAATTATCATACTATGAAATATCTTGCATGCAACATCATTCAATACCGTACTTATCTATTTTATAATATAGATTGCGTAATGATAATTTAAGTTCTTTAGCTGTTTTCGTTTTGTTTCCATTACATCGCGTTAATGTATCTTCAATTAACCCTTTCTCGAATCGCTCGACCTGATCTTGGAGAGACCCTTGCGTTGTCGCCGCCTTCACCTCAAAACCCTGTTGTTGATGATTGGAGGCTAACGACGGGATCGATTGGACATCGATCCAAGATTCATGAAAGGAAAGGTGAATAATCGCACGTCCCAGAATATTTTCGAGCTCTCGGACATTGCCAGGCCAGTCATACGTTTCAAAAAATTTAATCGCCTTTTCAGTAATGCCTTCGATATTTCGCCCGTAATCTTGGTTAAGCTTCTGTATGAGGTGATGACATAAGCGTCCTAGATCTTCCTTCCTCTCTCTTAGTGGCGGGATGAAAATTGGAAGTCGATTAATACGATAGTATAAATCTTCCCTGAAGGAGCCATCAATTATTCTTTTCTCAAGGTTTACGTTAGTAGCTGCAATGACTCTGACATTGATTGAAATAGCTTTCGTTCCACCAACACGAATAATTTCATTCTCTTGAAGCACCCTTAATAGCTTGGCTTGTGTGTCACTAGATAATTCTCCAATTTCATCTAAAAAGATGCTTCCACCGTTCGCTTCTTCAAAAAGGCCTCGCTTACCACCTTTCTTCGCTCCAGAAAAAGCCCCTTCTTCATAACCAAACAATTCACTTTCAAGTAAAGACTCTGATATTGCGGCACAGTTTACTCTAACAAACTTGTTGTATTTTAACTTGCTACTGTTATGTATCGCGTGAGCAAATAGTTCTTTCCCTGTTCCAGACTCGCCTCGCAATAGTACGGTAGCAGGGGTGGTTGCCCCTAACTTAGCCTGATCAATGGCAAATTGCATTTCTTTCGATTGACCAATAATATCAGAGAAGGAGTATTTCGCCTCCAACGTACGGATGATTTGGCGAGCTCTTTGAAGTTCTGCAGTTAAGGATTGAATCTCAGACATGTCATGAATGACTCCAACACTGCCTTTTAACTTGCCATCAACAATGACTGGGGCAACATTTACTACAACATCACGTCGACTAGGTCCAACCTTCAACCGTACGCCTCTAACAGGTTTTCGAGTACGCAAAACCCGCATGTGCATACTTTCTCCCTCAGATATATCTGTAGTAGCAGGCTTACCGTATATGTCCTCAGACCTCAATCCAGTCAGTCTAGTATAAGCTGGATTAACGATTAGACCTTTTCCTTCTTCATCAACGACAGATATCGCTTCTTCGGATGAATGAATAATCGCTTCAAGCATTGTTTGTACACTTTTCAAGCTCGTTACTTCTTCAGCCATTTCCACAACTTCAGTAATATCCTTGAAAACCGCAAATGCACCAATAGTATTTCCAGTATCATCAATCATCGGAGTCCTTGTTGTAATAATCTTCCTACCATTATCAAGAACTTGTTCTTTGTTGATTTCTGTTTTTCCATGATCCAATACTTTAGGAAGTTCAGAGTTTGGAATGAGCGTTGTGATTTCTTCTCCTATAACAGGGTAATCTTGTAGCCCCGTCATAATTCGTGCACTTTTGTTCATAATTGTAATCCGTCGCTGCTGATCGATCGCAACCATTCCATCATGAGAAGAGCTTAAGACTAAATCTTGCTGTCTAGATTGACTAGATAGTTGTTGGATAAGGCTTTCTTGCTCTTCCATTAACCCTGAAATCAAGACAGCAACCGATGACGGTATGATCACCCATTGCCTGTTCTTAATTTCTTTCAAAGAATTGAATGTTTCTTCAACTCCGGTCGTTTCAATAACGACATCTATTGGCGTATCAATAATTGTCTTCCAGCTAGACGCCGTTCTAATCCCTTTATCACGCGCAATTGTAATAGCTGGCGCATTTTCATCGGGATCGATGACCGCTACTAATTTAAGCGCATTTGACTTTTCTATCATTTTTACAAGTGCAGTACCTACCTTGTCGGCACCAATTATGATTACATTTTTCATTTTTTTACACCCTATTTTTTACCATGCAATATTTTTCAC
This Pseudalkalibacillus berkeleyi DNA region includes the following protein-coding sequences:
- the buk gene encoding butyrate kinase, whose amino-acid sequence is MEGSVLQQREYRLLVINPGSTSTKIGIFDDERSVFEKTIRHDIEKINTFEHIIDQYEFRKNVILETLDHEGINVSKLSAVVGRGGLLRPIEGGTYNVNDIMLEDLRKGYSGEHASNLGGIIAFEIAQGLNIPSYIVDPVVVDELAPLARVSGVPEMERKSIFHALNQKAVARRVAKQLGRPYEDLRLIVTHMGGGITVGVHEQGKVIDVNNGLHGEGPFSPERAGTVPVGDLVSMCFSGEYYADEIMKKLVGNAGFVGYLGTNDAVEVEKRIEEGDEKAKLVYDAMAYQVAKEIGAASAVLNGKVDAIVLTGGLAYGKDFINQITERIAWISDVIVQPGENELQALAEGGLRVLRGEEDAKEYPNQPVKQSI
- a CDS encoding thiamine pyrophosphate-dependent dehydrogenase E1 component subunit alpha, which encodes MAENRHERLGLSDEQVLNMYETMLMARKIDERMWLLNRAGKIPFVISCQGQEAAQVGAAMALEKGKDYVLPYYRDMGVVLWFGMTARDLMLSGFAKAEDPNSGGRQMPGHFGQKKNNIVTGSSPVTTQVGHAVGIALAGKMEGKDLVTFTTFGEGSSNQGDFHESANFAGVHKLPVIFMCENNKYAISVPVSKQLACEKVSDRAIGYGMPGVTVDGNDPLAVYEAVKEAADRGRRGEGPTLVETVSYRLTPHSSDDDDRAYREREEVEEAKQKDALITFKKYLEDLGLLTEEKVKEITDRIDQEVDEATDYAENAAYAEAESALKYVYAE
- the bcd gene encoding Leu/Phe/Val dehydrogenase; amino-acid sequence: MEIFKYMETYDYEQLVICQDKQSGLKAIICIHDTTLGPALGGTRMWTYENEDAAIEDALRLAKGMTYKNAAAGLNLGGGKTVIIGDPRKDKNEEMFRAFGRYIQGLNGRYITAEDVGTTVADMDLIRQETEFVTGVSPAFGSSGNPSPVTAYGVYRGMKAAAKEAFGTDSLEGKVIAVQGVGNVAYNMCKHLHEEGAQLIVTDINKEAVQRAVEEFGAKAVDTEEIYSVDCDIYAPCALGATINDETIPQLKAKVIAGAANNQLKDVKHGDIIHEMGIVYAPDYVINAGGVINVADELNGYNHDRAMKKVELIYDNIARVCEISKRDSIPTYVAADRLAEERIERNKNSRSQFLLNDRHILSDRIGQ
- the yqiS gene encoding phosphate butyryltransferase translates to MQLEQIIQEATQLPNKTVAVAAAEDHEVIHAVKMAIDKGLASFLLFGEKDKIQTLLHEQNLDSSEQLKVVHCNSSSESAAKAVQAVSSGEADVLMKGMVSTSTILKAVLNKEYGLRTGKVLSHVAAFEVSGFDRLIFVTDAAMNIAPDLKQKADIIQNAVDVATKLGVNLPKVAPIAAVEVVNPAMEATLDAAALSQMNSRGQIKGCVVDGPLALDNAVSMEAASHKGVSGDVAGQADILLVPNIETGNALYKSLIYFAKAKVGAVISGAKAPIVLTSRADTSESKLHSIALAVRSV
- a CDS encoding sigma 54-interacting transcriptional regulator, yielding MKNVIIIGADKVGTALVKMIEKSNALKLVAVIDPDENAPAITIARDKGIRTASSWKTIIDTPIDVVIETTGVEETFNSLKEIKNRQWVIIPSSVAVLISGLMEEQESLIQQLSSQSRQQDLVLSSSHDGMVAIDQQRRITIMNKSARIMTGLQDYPVIGEEITTLIPNSELPKVLDHGKTEINKEQVLDNGRKIITTRTPMIDDTGNTIGAFAVFKDITEVVEMAEEVTSLKSVQTMLEAIIHSSEEAISVVDEEGKGLIVNPAYTRLTGLRSEDIYGKPATTDISEGESMHMRVLRTRKPVRGVRLKVGPSRRDVVVNVAPVIVDGKLKGSVGVIHDMSEIQSLTAELQRARQIIRTLEAKYSFSDIIGQSKEMQFAIDQAKLGATTPATVLLRGESGTGKELFAHAIHNSSKLKYNKFVRVNCAAISESLLESELFGYEEGAFSGAKKGGKRGLFEEANGGSIFLDEIGELSSDTQAKLLRVLQENEIIRVGGTKAISINVRVIAATNVNLEKRIIDGSFREDLYYRINRLPIFIPPLRERKEDLGRLCHHLIQKLNQDYGRNIEGITEKAIKFFETYDWPGNVRELENILGRAIIHLSFHESWIDVQSIPSLASNHQQQGFEVKAATTQGSLQDQVERFEKGLIEDTLTRCNGNKTKTAKELKLSLRNLYYKIDKYGIE
- the lpdA gene encoding dihydrolipoyl dehydrogenase, which gives rise to MAENYDLVILGGGTGGYVAAIRASQLGLTVAIVEKGKLGGTCLHKGCIPSKALLRSAEVFATAKKGEEFGVIAKDVALNFEKVQQRKQAIIDQLHGGVKHLMNKGKIDVYEGHGRILGPSIFSPMPGAISVEYNNGEENVILVPKNLLVSTGSRPRTLPGLDIDGDLVMTSDEALDLEELPSSIIIVGGGVIGIEWASMFIDFGLEVTVLEYADRIVPTEDKEVSKEATRILKKKGVKIVTGAKVLPETLEKGEGVTIKAEHKGEEKSFSAEKLLVSVGRQPNVEDIGLQNTEIQVEKGAIQTNEFYQTKDNHIYAIGDVIGGLQLAHVASHEGIVAVEHMANENPHPLDYTMISKCIYSSPEMASVGLTEDEAKEQGYDVKIGKFSFKGIGKALVYGQSDGFVKLIADKETNDILGVHMIGPHVTDMISEAGLAKVLDATPWEVAHSVHPHPTLSEVIGEAALAVDGKAIHN